In one window of Natrinema halophilum DNA:
- a CDS encoding methylmalonyl-CoA mutase family protein, with amino-acid sequence MFDEVDLNRIQNERERWENETLEPFLARGERKDRFATVSNHEVDRLYTPEDIADLDYDEDLGFPGEPPYTRGPYPTMYRGRTWTMRQFAGFGTAEETNERFHYLIDEGQTGLSTAFDMPSLMGIDSDHPMSDGEVGKEGVAVDTLADMEVLFDGIDIGEVSTSFTINPSAAVIYAMYIALADQKGVPREEIRGTLQNDMFKEFIAQREWVVPPHPSLDIVTDTIEFAVEETPNFHPVSVSGYHIREAGSTAVQEAAFTLADGFAYVEDCLDRGLDVDEFAPQLSFFFNSHNSIFEEIAKFRASRRIYARVMDEWYDAESPESKRLKFHTQTAGQSLTAQQPLNNVVRVTIQALAGVLGGTQSLHTNSFDEALALPSEKAVRVALRTQQIIAEESGAADIVDPMGGSFAIETLTNEMEAEIMGYIDEIKEIGDGSVRDGVLDGIESGYFDREIQDASFEYQTRVERGEETVVGVNEYTIEEDTSPDLLTVDETTRDRQIERLERVKAERDDSQVDATLEALSSAIEDDENVIPYIVDAVKAYATMGEVMQVFKDQYGSYREGLNAT; translated from the coding sequence ATGTTTGATGAAGTCGATCTGAATCGCATTCAAAACGAACGAGAAAGGTGGGAGAACGAAACGCTCGAGCCATTTCTAGCACGAGGCGAACGAAAGGATCGGTTCGCGACGGTGTCGAACCACGAGGTCGACCGACTGTATACGCCCGAAGACATAGCCGACCTCGATTACGACGAAGACCTCGGTTTTCCCGGCGAACCGCCGTACACCCGCGGTCCGTATCCGACGATGTATCGGGGCCGGACGTGGACGATGCGACAATTCGCGGGATTCGGGACCGCCGAAGAAACCAACGAACGGTTTCACTACCTCATCGACGAGGGACAGACCGGCCTCTCGACGGCCTTCGACATGCCGTCGCTGATGGGTATCGACTCAGATCATCCGATGAGCGACGGAGAGGTTGGCAAGGAAGGCGTCGCCGTCGATACGCTCGCGGACATGGAGGTCCTCTTCGATGGGATCGATATCGGTGAAGTGTCTACCTCGTTTACGATCAATCCCTCCGCAGCCGTCATCTACGCGATGTACATTGCATTAGCCGACCAGAAAGGCGTTCCGCGTGAAGAGATCCGAGGGACCCTCCAGAACGACATGTTCAAGGAATTTATCGCACAGAGAGAGTGGGTTGTTCCCCCTCATCCATCCCTCGACATCGTCACCGACACCATCGAGTTCGCCGTCGAGGAAACGCCGAATTTCCATCCCGTCTCAGTCTCCGGCTATCACATTCGAGAAGCTGGTTCGACCGCCGTTCAGGAGGCGGCGTTTACCCTCGCCGACGGCTTCGCCTACGTCGAAGATTGCCTGGACCGTGGACTCGACGTCGACGAGTTTGCCCCGCAACTCTCGTTTTTCTTCAATTCCCACAACTCTATCTTTGAGGAGATAGCCAAGTTCCGCGCATCACGTCGAATCTACGCCCGCGTAATGGACGAGTGGTACGACGCGGAATCCCCCGAATCGAAGCGACTGAAATTCCACACACAGACCGCCGGTCAGTCGTTGACTGCCCAACAGCCGCTCAACAACGTCGTTCGAGTCACCATTCAGGCACTCGCGGGCGTTCTCGGAGGCACCCAATCGCTGCACACGAACAGCTTCGACGAAGCGCTCGCCCTTCCCAGCGAGAAAGCCGTTCGCGTCGCGTTGCGCACTCAGCAGATCATCGCCGAGGAGTCGGGTGCAGCAGACATCGTCGATCCGATGGGCGGAAGTTTCGCCATCGAAACACTTACGAACGAGATGGAAGCCGAGATCATGGGTTACATCGACGAAATCAAGGAAATAGGCGATGGTTCCGTCCGAGACGGCGTCCTCGACGGTATCGAATCCGGCTACTTCGATCGTGAAATTCAGGATGCGAGTTTCGAGTACCAGACGAGAGTCGAACGAGGCGAAGAGACTGTCGTCGGTGTCAACGAGTACACGATCGAAGAAGACACTTCACCAGATCTCCTGACCGTCGACGAGACCACACGAGACCGCCAAATCGAACGCCTCGAGCGCGTCAAAGCCGAACGCGACGATAGCCAGGTCGACGCGACGCTCGAGGCGTTATCGAGCGCTATCGAAGACGATGAGAACGTGATTCCATACATTGTCGATGCGGTGAAAGCGTACGCCACGATGGGTGAAGTGATGCAGGTGTTCAAAGACCAGTACGGTTCCTATCGTGAGGGCCTAAACGCTACCTGA